The following nucleotide sequence is from Salvia splendens isolate huo1 chromosome 2, SspV2, whole genome shotgun sequence.
tttttattgtactttttttattaatgtattttttaatattattattgaattttcccgtatatctatcgtaaatttaattccgtattttgtgtgattattaattatttatttttaataattttgtttattgtggttgGACTATGGCTGAGttattgcttgtcctgatgatgtggcagaaagAGTTTTAATACTCGGCAGGaagagtttgtggctgggctatggctgagctattctTATTGGAGAAGCTCTTAAATAATCGACCCGTTTTTATTATGAACACACTCATACACACaatttgtgtgtgtatatatatgtatatatattcatCGTCTCTTTGTAGCTTCCTAATTCTGACCATGTGAAAGGTGATTTGTCTTCTCTGCTTCTCATGTGAGAAAGCTGTTCCGGATTCCTCTCATTCATACTCTTTTTGAGATCTAATCGgattgagaaaaaaaagagaattacTGGAAACTTTTATTCTGTTGTAAGTGCTTTCCTgtctctttgttttttttttaaatttttttccggTTTTCCTGCTATCCTTGTTgctttcatgttttttttaaaaaataatgtatCAGCTTTCTGCGATTCATGTACACATTCCCTGTATTAATGCtctgatttgattttttaaGTGTAAAACTTTATTTGAAGATTATTGAGTAAGCAGATCTCCGTTGAGTTCATGTGATTGGTTGTATTTGTGCCTAGGGTTTCCGACTTAGCTTCTTTGATGATTTGCTTTCCCTATTTATTGTTAACATAGAAATCTTACTCTACTTGTTTAGGGTTTTTATTAGCTACTACTCAAATTTAGGAGATTTAGGAGAATTAGAGCGGTCTTTTCCGAGAAATTTGAACTGCGTTTGGCTTTAGAGATTGTGGATGATGGATAAGGAGAAGTCTCACCATGGGAACATACTTCCGCCGTCGGGAAGGTACTCTGTTTTCCCACCGCCTGGGAGTAGTTATAATGCCAAGCCGGAGCAAACTGGTTTGTCGAGTTTGCCTCCGCTAGGGCCGGACAGTTCATCGGAGCAGGGTCATTTTGGTAATGGCATGCCATCGGATTCCAGGCAATTTAGTCATGATATAAGCCGCATGCCCGACAATCCGCCAAAGCATATGGGGCATCGACGTGCTCACTCTGAGATTCTTACCCTTCCGGATGATATTAGCTTTGACAGTGATTTGGGCGTTGTTGGTGGATTGGATGGGCCCTCTTTTTCCTATGATACTGAGGATGACTTGTTTTCTATGTATCTTGACATGGATAAGTTCAATTCTACGTCTGCAACTTCATCGTTCGAAGCTGGTGAGTCGTCTAATGCAATGGCAGCGGAGCAAGGTCTTTCGTCTGGTCCTTTGGGGGCAGCCAATCAATCTTTAAGCGAGAAACCGAGGATTAGGCATCAGCATAGCCAGTCCATGGATGGGTCGACTACTATTAAATCAGAGATGTTCATGTCTGGTTCAGAAGATCCAGCTTCTGCTGATGCCAAGAAGGCCATGTCTGCTGCTAAGCTCGCTGAGCTTGCTCTTGTCGATCCAAAGGGTGCTAAGAGGTAACATCTTCGTTCTCGCTGAGTAGTGTTTACTTACATTTATTCCATGATAGATTTGcaaatttaatactattactTTCTCTGATTTAGTCAATTTATTGCAGTAATGTGCATTTACTATTTAATCAAAATTAGGATCTTTACTTTTTCTGCATCTGTCTAAATTTATATTCTGGTTGGTGATATAAGTTTCGTCTATTTTCTTAATCCGTAGTACAATTTATGGAATTATGAGTTTGCAGCCTTCATTTGATTGTTATCTTTGTTTGGATTGAGTTGGAGATAACATTAAAATTAAGCATGTGAATAATTATTCCAATTCATATTTATTGTTGACATGAATTCCTAGTAGCCTTTTATTTATGTCTTTCTGTTTTGCAGTACTACATTAGCTTTTTTTAGTTACTATAGGCATGTTCCCTGTTATGATTTGTAAGGATGTGTCAATATGTATCTGACTAGCATGTCTCATGCTTTCATGTAATAGGATTTGGGCAAATAGGCAGTCAGCAGCAAGATCAAAGGAACGTAAGATGAGGTATATCGCTGAACTTGAAAGGAAAGTACAGACTCTACAAACAGAAGGGACTTCGTTGTCTGCACAGTTAACTCTACTGCAGGTGATTTTAACCCTCTTTCCTATATCAATTACTATTGTATGCTGGCTTCTGGCTCCAATGATCAAAATCCCACTTTCCTACTCTGccgaaataaataaataatttacacATCCTCTAAGGCATATGCTTATTGACTGAAGCTTCACCTCTAGACAATAGAGGGATTAAGATTATGTAAATCGGTGACAGAATAAAGGAAGAGTTTAACGAATAATATGTTGTGTCAAAAAtggttatttttaatttgtggGTATTTCATATTATCTGGAAAAGAATGTGATTTGGCTTGGCTAAAATGACAGAATTGCACAGTTCTTTGGTTATTGTACTTTTTGCTTTTGCCCATGTAATCATGCATGTTTTTCTGTTTGTTTTTCGGTTCTCATATTTCCGTGTGTCTATTAAATGACAACCGTTTCTTGAACTTTTAAGCAGAGAGATACAAATGGTCTTACAGCTGAAAATAGCGAACTCAAATTACGCTTGCAGACGATGGAACAACAAGTGCATTTACAAGATGGTAAAAATGTCTTAGCTTAACTGTATCTAAAAGTACACTTTTATCCTTCTGTTTCTTGCACGTTCTGTCCTATCTAGCTTGAAACAATTGAGATAAGAAGGTGCAAAATGAGGCTGATAAGGAAGTTAAGTACAGGCTTAAATTTTTGTTTCGCGAGAAGTAACTCGTAATCTGGTaggagtactccctccgttacatagtaatagagtcattttaccattttggtacgttccagaataatagagtcatttccctttttagtaaaagtcaacacatttctccacacctactttactcgctctcttactttattccccctttacttaactcatctaacacaattttcttaatctccgtgccgaaaagaaacgcctccattactatggaacggagggagtataagttttTGGATAATGGTTGGAGATAATTTACTCTTATTATATCTAATCAGTCTCAATGTGTTGGTTTGGGTGAATAGATTATACTATGAATCTATGTATAAAAAAGTTTGATATGCGACTCTTAAAGATCAGCGCGTAACAAACTATTTTGTAATACTGAATTGATATTTCCAAGCCGTATATTACACAAAAAAACTAACAGATATTCTCTTGCACTCGAATTTCAGCTTTGAATAATGCGTTGAAAGAAGAGGTTCAACATCTCAAGGTTCTGACCGGTCAGCCAATGTCCAACGGTGGAACTATGATTAACTTTCCTGCGTCCTATGGAGCTAATCAGCAATATTTCTCCAACAACCACTCAATGAACACGATGTTAACGGCTCAACAGCTTCAGCAGCTCCAGCTGCATTCTCAGAAGCAGCAACAGCACCAATTCCAGCAGCGTCAACTCCACCAGTTTCAGCAGGAGCAGCAGCTATCACAGACTGCGGACATGAAGCTTAGAAATTCTATTCAATCTCCTCCTGAAAAGGAACGTGCCCACGACTCATCATCGAAGGATTAGGTATGGAAAGCCGTATATGTCATTAATCTTTAGCACAGTTACTTTTTGGGTAGTCTAGTTTAGGTAAAAATACACAATCTTTGTTTCAGTAGGCAGTTTATTCAATTTGAATTCACTTCATATTTGTTTCATTGTTCTCACCTAGAGTATTTTGAGGTTCTTTTACTGACTCTTATCTTTAgtaaatttgtcatatttttccatttctgtccgtcccacaaattttgtctcatttcacttttttaccaATTTTGATAATTGACCCAGCATTCCAATAACTCATTctcatttacattttattataaaattaatactccatccgttccaactaacttgagtcgtatttcttttgagatgttccaactaagttgagtcattcccttttttgactaaaaataaaacatcccatcattcttacttttttccattaCCTATTTTACTCTCtgtatctttcttactttattcatctttcctgtttttttaacacaatttattaatatttgtgcTCAAAACTTTTGTACTCCTTCcttcccaaggaagatgacccattccttgggcggcacaaagttttatgcaattttattttgtgtgttaagtggatagagtaaactaagagagagaataaagtagagagaaatgtgtttccatttatagtaatgtCTCATCTTggatgagacaaactaaaaaggaaagtgagtcatctttagtgggacaGAGGTCctactttaaaagtaggacttaatacctactaactttttcaacccactttctattacatttcttaaaattcttgCTCAGTCAAATCGTGACAAAATtgaaggaacggagggagtagtaaaactCATACACATTAcatgactctgtgtgtgtgtgtatttttcaCCTTCATCTCGTGAGGCTTTTGACGATTATAATTTAGACGTTAAAAGCGTTAATTTGTTTTTGATTAAAGTCATCATGCATAGAAATAACTCGATCcataagtcaaataatttctctCATCCAATCCAACCATAATGATTCCTCTAGAGTCTATATGCGTTACACGTGCCAGTTCAACTAGTTttgcaaaatatatcaaatttaataGGTTAATTATCAAGTAAATTATCATAATTTGAAGTTAATTTGTTTCAgagaatttgaattgtttgcaaGCAAAGCTTAAATTATAAGTACATTTATTAATTACTGTGATAATTGAGACTGTGACCCTTCTTACTATGGATTTATGTCACCAACTAAATCACATCAGAGTAGATATATTAGGGGTGgaaaatcgtgcgtgtcgggtcgttatcgtgtcgacacgataacgacacgaacacgataacagcaaacacgaacacgacccgttaagaaaacctcaaacacgaacacgaacacgacacgaaatcctcagacacgaacacgacacgaacacgacacgaacccattaacgacacgaaccaatttgggtcaacacgacacgataa
It contains:
- the LOC121762055 gene encoding probable transcription factor PosF21 isoform X2 → MMDKEKSHHGNILPPSGRYSVFPPPGSSYNAKPEQTGLSSLPPLGPDSSSEQGHFGNGMPSDSRQFSHDISRMPDNPPKHMGHRRAHSEILTLPDDISFDSDLGVVGGLDGPSFSYDTEDDLFSMYLDMDKFNSTSATSSFEAGESSNAMAAEQGLSSGPLGAANQSLSEKPRIRHQHSQSMDGSTTIKSEMFMSGSEDPASADAKKAMSAAKLAELALVDPKGAKRIWANRQSAARSKERKMRYIAELERKVQTLQTEGTSLSAQLTLLQRDTNGLTAENSELKLRLQTMEQQVHLQDALNNALKEEVQHLKVLTGQPMSNGGTMINFPASYGANQQYFSNNHSMNTMLTAQQLQQLQLHSQKQQQHQFQQRQLHQFQQEQQLSQTADMKLRNSIQSPPEKERAHDSSSKD
- the LOC121762055 gene encoding probable transcription factor PosF21 isoform X1 produces the protein MMDKEKSHHGNILPPSGRYSVFPPPGSSYNAKPEQTGLSSLPPLGPDSSSEQGHFGNGMPSDSRQFSHDISRMPDNPPKHMGHRRAHSEILTLPDDISFDSDLGVVGGLDGPSFSYDTEDDLFSMYLDMDKFNSTSATSSFEAGESSNAMAAEQGLSSGPLGAANQSLSEKPRIRHQHSQSMDGSTTIKSEMFMSGSEDPASADAKKAMSAAKLAELALVDPKGAKRIWANRQSAARSKERKMRYIAELERKVQTLQTEGTSLSAQLTLLQQRDTNGLTAENSELKLRLQTMEQQVHLQDALNNALKEEVQHLKVLTGQPMSNGGTMINFPASYGANQQYFSNNHSMNTMLTAQQLQQLQLHSQKQQQHQFQQRQLHQFQQEQQLSQTADMKLRNSIQSPPEKERAHDSSSKD